The region TCGCGGCGGCGATGGACCGCGCGTCGGCGGTCGGGGTCACCCGGGCCGTCACGATCGCGGACGACCTGTCCGCGGCCCGCTGGGCGGTGCAGGCCGCACACTGGGATCCGCGGGTCGTCGCGGCTGTCGCGCTGCACCCCACCCGCACGGCCGCGGTGACCGACGACGAGTTCGCGGAGATCGAGCGGCTCGCGGCGGACCCGCGGGTGGTCGCGGTGGGGGAGACGGGCCTGGACTACTACTGGGACTACTCGCCGCCCGAGGCCCAGCAGGCGTCCTTCCGCCGCCACATCGACCTCGCCAAACGGCTCGGCAAGCCGCTGATGATCCACGACCGGGACGCCCACTCCGACGTCCTGCGGATCCTCCGCGAGGAGGGCGCGCCGGAGACGGTGATCTTCCACTGCTTCTCCGGGGACGCCGAGATGGCCCGTGTCTGCAGTGAGGCCGGTTACGTTCTGTCGTTCGCGGGCCCGGTGACCTTCCGTAACGCGAAGCCGCTGCGGGCGGCGGCGTCGGTGCCGCCGGACGATCTCCTGCTGGTCGAGACCGACGCCCCCTTCCTCACCCCGCACCCCCACCGCGGCCGGGCCAACGAGCCGTACTGCCTGCCGTGGACGGTGCGTGGCCTGGCAGAACTCCGTGGGGTGCCGGCGGATCGGCTCGCGGAGATCACCGAGCGGAACGCCGAACGGGTCTTCCGGCTCGGTGAGCTGCCGTCTGCCGCTCCGGATACGACGTCCACCGTGCCCGACCCTCGTTCGGCGTAGCGGACCGTCCATTCGGCGCTGCCGCCGTGTCGCGGCGTACGTGGGCCCGTCACCGCCCGTTACGGTTCTGTAATCGCTGAAAGCCGGGGTGGAGAACGCTCCCCAGC is a window of Pseudonocardia sp. T1-2H DNA encoding:
- a CDS encoding TatD family hydrolase, giving the protein MRERPEPPEPLGATTVDAHTHLDACGCETAADVAAAMDRASAVGVTRAVTIADDLSAARWAVQAAHWDPRVVAAVALHPTRTAAVTDDEFAEIERLAADPRVVAVGETGLDYYWDYSPPEAQQASFRRHIDLAKRLGKPLMIHDRDAHSDVLRILREEGAPETVIFHCFSGDAEMARVCSEAGYVLSFAGPVTFRNAKPLRAAASVPPDDLLLVETDAPFLTPHPHRGRANEPYCLPWTVRGLAELRGVPADRLAEITERNAERVFRLGELPSAAPDTTSTVPDPRSA